One segment of bacterium HR11 DNA contains the following:
- the moxG gene encoding Cytochrome c-L: protein MGRDRSTFLGTWWLRGILALTVATVLMGTPSLGFSIGQNPYTGDAEAAQEGHQLYLKVGCAGCHGSGGGGGMCPSLTDCNWQWGGDDETLFRLIKGELPQQTMLRVFGSVLTDDQVWKIITWIRFINRCSETTNAIVAGSDSTPATSGTGVITGVVRHASVAQFETVVYIDDDVPGWKPSGPLTAVMDQKDKTFIPHVLPVVVGTKVEFLNSDPFEHNVYSPEGGYDLGMAPQGKKIVYTFKKPGVYTQLCRPHPEMLAFVVVLKNPFFAKTDKEGRFRIEGVPAGTWHLKVWNERLKPQEAEKRYTVEVRAGQEVSVTLEP from the coding sequence ATGGGACGAGATAGGTCGACGTTCCTTGGAACATGGTGGCTGAGAGGCATCCTGGCGCTCACGGTCGCCACCGTCCTTATGGGCACCCCCTCGTTGGGATTCTCTATAGGGCAAAACCCTTATACGGGCGATGCGGAAGCTGCCCAGGAGGGGCATCAACTGTACTTAAAAGTGGGCTGTGCGGGTTGCCACGGGTCGGGCGGCGGGGGCGGGATGTGCCCATCTCTGACCGACTGCAACTGGCAATGGGGCGGCGACGATGAGACCCTCTTTCGGCTCATCAAGGGTGAACTCCCCCAGCAGACGATGCTCCGGGTCTTCGGAAGCGTCCTGACGGATGACCAAGTCTGGAAGATCATCACGTGGATTCGCTTCATCAACCGGTGTTCGGAGACGACGAACGCCATCGTCGCCGGCTCTGATTCTACTCCAGCGACTTCCGGTACGGGCGTCATCACCGGGGTCGTGCGGCACGCCTCGGTCGCCCAGTTCGAGACGGTCGTTTACATCGACGACGATGTCCCCGGCTGGAAGCCGTCGGGCCCCCTGACGGCCGTCATGGACCAGAAGGACAAGACGTTTATCCCCCACGTCCTGCCGGTCGTCGTCGGGACGAAGGTCGAGTTCCTCAACAGCGACCCCTTCGAACACAACGTGTATTCGCCGGAGGGCGGCTACGACCTGGGGATGGCACCCCAGGGGAAGAAGATCGTCTATACCTTCAAAAAGCCCGGCGTGTACACCCAGTTGTGTCGGCCCCATCCGGAGATGCTGGCCTTCGTCGTCGTCTTGAAGAACCCCTTCTTTGCGAAGACCGACAAAGAGGGCCGCTTCCGCATCGAGGGCGTACCGGCCGGGACGTGGCACCTGAAGGTCTGGAACGAACGGCTGAAGCCCCAGGAAGCCGAGAAGCGCTACACCGTCGAGGTCCGGGCCGGTCAGGAAGTCTCGGTGACCCTGGAGCCCTAA
- the qrcA_2 gene encoding Menaquinone reductase, multiheme cytochrome c subunit — MALVLGGLGGLWTSSGLEKGPPASSVPATGAYTAFSHRKHTGLGIACGACHFQAYVEARAGLPSVELCRLCHRSVEAPPASWEPATRLPGHVFFSHRRHTVSGGISCERCHGEVQTWDAPPAEPGFPRGMTGMNRCVACHRIVGASTDCLSCHR, encoded by the coding sequence TTGGCCCTCGTCCTGGGTGGCCTGGGAGGCCTGTGGACATCGTCCGGTCTGGAAAAGGGTCCGCCAGCGAGCTCCGTCCCAGCGACGGGGGCATATACGGCCTTTTCCCATCGGAAGCACACGGGTCTGGGGATTGCCTGTGGGGCCTGTCACTTTCAAGCCTATGTCGAGGCCCGGGCCGGCCTTCCGTCGGTCGAGCTCTGTCGACTCTGCCACCGTTCCGTCGAGGCGCCGCCGGCCTCGTGGGAACCCGCCACCCGGCTTCCGGGGCACGTGTTCTTCTCTCACCGGCGGCATACGGTATCGGGCGGCATCTCCTGCGAACGATGCCACGGGGAGGTTCAGACGTGGGATGCGCCCCCGGCCGAACCCGGCTTTCCCCGGGGAATGACGGGGATGAACCGTTGCGTGGCCTGTCATCGAATCGTCGGGGCCTCGACGGATTGTCTGAGCTGTCATCGGTAA
- the qrcB_2 gene encoding Menaquinone reductase, molybdopterin-binding-like subunit, with translation MGWTRRQFLRYGASVVVGTSVARGLRLLPTLGRALDAVGPPEGRAYTTQAWVEGACLGCLSACRFQFRQTDGRVVGIRPDPDRPCPWAYVLPQMFYHPDRVTTVHARVGSQGEAPWKPTPTRDFIQALTRLLRERPHRTAWVFPKHTSSMTYALWRALAHALGCPVFQAGCPLVEPPEDALVRATQWPAWRWHLDRAPAVLSLGADWLQAWEDFQMAQRTFRRLRPMPGALVHVGPRLSLTAMHAHRWVPCEPGTEPLIGLLIGRLLRLRGRVPPKDLSGEEAEAFHRALEAVPLDEAVRALRVHPAVVDAVVERLGDQGALTLAPRGRLGDQWIVLWLNVLLDQVGPGRPIEPDVLIELPLPGAVEERPADELLERVGRDVDVLIFFDTNPLFESPAPRRWQKALETAEAVVAFSTFWTETARRADWVVPLPLPGEARDVQVRWDGQTLQPLEVRPIRPGPFPRPDALLRDCLDALSPSAETFPWDSVDRAVADLRVRQPSGPMAYRWPSDWQWTPPTYQGEGLVLLWDLPAGLPNPWTWPHPYLYSLYGPHVRKPWQIWVEVHPETARALHLDEGDEAEVSNGSARIRVRVHVAPTTPPDAVTLPLGVGHRVGAFAVPGEGSVGDLIEPTPDESGVLHWASQKVRIRPLGPGGGRTVS, from the coding sequence ATGGGTTGGACACGACGCCAGTTCCTTCGGTACGGCGCGAGCGTCGTCGTCGGGACTTCTGTCGCTCGGGGCTTACGGCTCCTGCCGACGCTCGGTCGGGCCCTCGACGCCGTCGGCCCTCCGGAGGGTCGGGCCTACACGACCCAGGCATGGGTCGAGGGCGCCTGCCTCGGATGTCTCTCCGCCTGCCGCTTTCAGTTCCGTCAGACCGACGGCCGGGTCGTCGGCATTCGTCCTGACCCCGACCGTCCGTGCCCATGGGCGTATGTCCTCCCCCAGATGTTCTACCACCCCGACCGGGTGACCACAGTCCATGCCCGAGTCGGCTCGCAGGGAGAGGCGCCATGGAAACCGACCCCGACTCGGGACTTCATCCAAGCCCTGACCCGACTCTTGCGAGAACGGCCGCATCGGACGGCATGGGTCTTCCCGAAGCACACGTCTTCGATGACCTATGCGCTCTGGCGAGCCTTGGCCCATGCCTTGGGGTGCCCCGTCTTTCAGGCTGGCTGTCCCCTCGTCGAGCCGCCGGAAGATGCCCTTGTGCGGGCGACCCAGTGGCCGGCCTGGCGATGGCATCTCGACCGGGCGCCGGCCGTCCTGTCGCTCGGTGCCGATTGGCTTCAGGCCTGGGAAGACTTCCAAATGGCTCAGCGGACCTTCCGGCGTCTGCGGCCCATGCCTGGCGCCCTCGTCCACGTGGGTCCCCGCCTGAGCCTGACGGCCATGCACGCCCACCGATGGGTCCCCTGTGAACCCGGAACAGAGCCCCTGATCGGACTCCTCATCGGGCGGCTCCTCCGACTCCGGGGCCGGGTTCCCCCGAAAGACCTCTCCGGTGAGGAGGCCGAGGCCTTCCACCGAGCCCTCGAGGCCGTTCCCCTGGACGAAGCGGTCCGGGCCCTTCGGGTCCATCCGGCCGTCGTGGACGCCGTCGTGGAGCGCCTCGGCGATCAGGGGGCCCTAACCCTCGCCCCACGGGGACGGCTCGGCGATCAATGGATCGTCTTGTGGCTGAATGTTCTTCTCGACCAGGTCGGCCCCGGTCGGCCCATCGAGCCTGACGTCTTGATCGAGCTTCCGTTACCCGGCGCCGTGGAGGAGCGCCCGGCCGATGAGCTCCTGGAGCGAGTCGGAAGGGACGTGGACGTCCTCATTTTCTTCGACACGAATCCCCTCTTTGAAAGTCCTGCGCCCCGTCGATGGCAGAAAGCCCTGGAAACGGCCGAGGCCGTCGTCGCCTTCTCGACCTTTTGGACGGAGACGGCCCGCCGGGCCGACTGGGTCGTGCCCCTGCCCCTGCCGGGGGAGGCGCGGGACGTCCAGGTCCGATGGGACGGCCAAACCCTTCAGCCCCTGGAGGTCCGACCGATCCGCCCCGGCCCGTTCCCCCGACCGGATGCGCTCTTGAGGGACTGCCTCGACGCCCTGAGCCCCTCAGCCGAGACGTTTCCTTGGGATTCCGTGGACCGGGCCGTCGCCGACCTCCGGGTCCGTCAGCCGTCCGGCCCGATGGCGTACCGATGGCCCTCGGACTGGCAGTGGACACCGCCGACCTATCAAGGCGAGGGCCTCGTCCTCCTGTGGGACCTGCCGGCCGGCCTGCCAAACCCCTGGACCTGGCCCCACCCGTACCTGTACTCGCTGTACGGCCCCCATGTCCGAAAGCCCTGGCAGATATGGGTCGAGGTCCACCCCGAAACGGCTCGGGCCCTTCACCTCGACGAGGGCGACGAGGCGGAAGTCTCCAACGGCTCGGCCCGCATTCGGGTCCGTGTCCACGTCGCCCCGACGACGCCGCCCGACGCCGTCACGCTCCCCCTGGGCGTGGGCCACCGGGTCGGGGCCTTCGCCGTCCCTGGGGAAGGAAGCGTCGGGGACCTGATCGAGCCGACGCCCGACGAGTCCGGGGTCCTCCACTGGGCGTCCCAGAAAGTCCGGATTCGGCCCCTGGGGCCGGGAGGCGGTAGGACAGTTAGTTAA
- the qrcC gene encoding Menaquinone reductase, iron-sulfur cluster-binding subunit: MVRWAMAIDLEKCSGCQACVVACAAENNVPLGSPQEATMGRLIRWLQMLPRIEGEYPHVRAEVIPMMCFQCERPPCTYVCPVAATYKNPQGIVAQIYWRCIGCRYCVNACPFTLKWFNWFQPRWPATMAEATNPDVSLRDKGVTEKCTFCHHRLQQAKDRTRAEGRPLRPEDYRPACVEACPQGALVFGDLDDPESPVARLARSPRAFRFLEELGTQPKVYFLAATPEA, encoded by the coding sequence ATGGTCCGATGGGCTATGGCCATCGACCTGGAGAAGTGTTCGGGATGCCAAGCCTGCGTCGTGGCCTGCGCCGCCGAAAACAATGTCCCCCTGGGGTCTCCCCAAGAGGCCACGATGGGTCGGCTCATCCGATGGCTTCAGATGCTCCCCCGCATCGAGGGCGAGTACCCCCACGTGCGGGCGGAGGTCATCCCGATGATGTGCTTTCAGTGCGAACGACCGCCCTGCACCTACGTGTGCCCCGTGGCCGCCACGTACAAAAACCCTCAGGGCATCGTCGCCCAAATCTACTGGCGTTGCATCGGATGCCGATATTGCGTTAACGCCTGCCCCTTTACCCTCAAGTGGTTCAACTGGTTTCAACCCCGATGGCCGGCGACGATGGCCGAGGCGACAAACCCCGACGTGAGCCTGCGGGATAAGGGCGTCACGGAAAAATGTACGTTCTGTCACCACCGCCTCCAGCAAGCTAAGGACCGGACCCGAGCTGAAGGCCGACCCCTGCGACCCGAGGACTACCGCCCCGCCTGCGTCGAGGCCTGCCCCCAGGGGGCCCTGGTGTTTGGTGACCTCGACGACCCCGAGAGCCCGGTCGCCCGCTTGGCCCGAAGCCCTCGGGCCTTTCGTTTCCTGGAGGAGCTGGGCACCCAGCCCAAGGTCTACTTCCTGGCGGCGACCCCTGAGGCCTGA
- the pcrA_3 gene encoding Perchlorate reductase subunit alpha, whose product MKLTRREFMQTTAAGAAALVLDDALRGLRLLQPVVEVGNPLAAYPNRDWEAVYRDQYRYDRSFTWVCSPNCTHECRLRAFVRNGIVLRSEQNYDLHRISDLYGNKATAHWNPRGCLNGYTFQRRVYGPYRLKYPMIRRGWKQWADDGFPELTPENMAKYKFDSRGTDTFVRVSWDEAYTYVARGMIAIARRYSGEEGRRRLLEQGYPEEMLEHWEGSGVRTFKLRGGMGLLGVIGKYGLYRFANMLALLDAHVRKVPPEEAKGARIWSNYTWHGDQAPGQPFVHGLQTSDVDMNELRFARLHIQCGKNLVENKRPESHFFIELMERGAKIVAIIPEYGPQATKADYWIPIRPATDAALWLGITRVMIDNGWYDVDFLKKWSDMPLLIRTDTLRRLRAHEVFPGYRGGLDPKGPSFQVQDLKPDQYEKIGDFVVFDEKSQSLKPLTRDDVGGRLTAKGIDPALSWRGKVRLVDGTEVECMTLWEAYKIHLQDYDLDTVCEITHAPKELVLRLARDIWETTQEVRRQNPDMGAVAIHIGEGLNHWFHATEMNRAVYLPLILTGNIGKPGAGCHTWAGNYKAALFQGSPWTGPGFLGWIAEDPFHPLLDPKADGTQVKVKKYTHDEEPAYWNYDDRPLIVNTPKYGRKCFTGKTHMPTPTKLMWFTNVNLLNNAKWVYEMIKNVNPKVELIIAQDIEMTSSCEYADVILPANSWMEMETYEITASCSNPFLQIWKGGIRPIFDTKDDVLIMAELAKKLGEILKDRRFADYWKFALERKTEVYIQRLLDTCTTTKGYRVEDILAGKYGEPGAALMLFRTYPRVPFWEQVHDDLPFFTPTGRLQAYNDEPEVIEYGENFIVHREGPEATPYLPNVIVSSNPLIRPEDYGIPLDHMGRDERQVRNVKLPWSEVKKTKNPLWEKGYRFYCLTPKTRHATHSSWQVTDWHLLYNNDFGDPYRLDKRSPGVGEAQLHMNPQAAKDLGINNGDYVYVDANPADRPYVGWKPGDPFYRVARLMLRVKYNPAYPYHVVMMKHAAWIATEKSVRAHETRPDGRALSEDTGYQASFRYGSQQSVTVGWLMPMHQLDSLFHKAKAKVGFIFGGEADNHAVNTTPKETLVKVTKAEDGGLGGKGVWEPARTGYTAGDEDDFMKRYLNGELVEIVGE is encoded by the coding sequence ATGAAGTTGACGCGACGGGAGTTCATGCAGACGACGGCCGCCGGGGCCGCCGCTCTCGTCCTGGACGATGCCCTGCGGGGTCTCCGTCTCCTTCAGCCCGTCGTCGAGGTCGGGAATCCCCTGGCGGCGTATCCGAATCGCGATTGGGAGGCCGTCTATCGGGATCAGTATCGGTACGACCGGTCGTTCACGTGGGTCTGTTCGCCGAACTGCACGCACGAGTGTCGTCTCCGGGCCTTCGTGCGCAACGGCATCGTCCTCCGAAGCGAGCAGAACTACGACCTTCACCGGATCTCGGACCTCTACGGGAACAAGGCGACGGCCCATTGGAACCCCCGGGGGTGCCTGAACGGGTACACCTTCCAGCGGCGGGTCTACGGTCCCTACCGCCTGAAATATCCGATGATCCGGAGGGGCTGGAAGCAGTGGGCCGACGACGGGTTCCCGGAGCTCACGCCCGAAAACATGGCCAAGTACAAGTTCGACAGCCGGGGCACCGATACCTTCGTGCGGGTCTCGTGGGACGAGGCCTACACCTACGTCGCCCGGGGCATGATCGCCATCGCCCGACGATACAGCGGCGAGGAGGGCCGTCGGCGGCTCCTCGAGCAGGGCTATCCCGAGGAGATGCTCGAACACTGGGAGGGGTCGGGCGTCCGGACCTTCAAGCTCCGGGGCGGCATGGGTTTGCTTGGCGTCATCGGCAAGTATGGCCTCTACCGGTTTGCCAACATGCTGGCCCTGCTGGACGCCCACGTTCGGAAGGTCCCGCCCGAGGAGGCCAAGGGGGCCCGCATCTGGTCGAACTACACGTGGCACGGCGACCAGGCGCCGGGCCAGCCCTTCGTCCACGGGCTTCAGACGTCGGACGTCGACATGAACGAGCTTCGGTTTGCACGGCTTCACATCCAGTGCGGCAAGAACCTCGTCGAGAACAAGCGGCCCGAGTCCCACTTCTTCATCGAGCTGATGGAGCGGGGGGCCAAGATCGTGGCCATCATTCCCGAGTATGGACCCCAGGCGACGAAGGCCGATTACTGGATCCCCATCCGGCCGGCGACGGACGCGGCCCTCTGGCTGGGCATCACGCGGGTCATGATCGACAACGGCTGGTATGACGTGGACTTCCTGAAGAAGTGGAGCGACATGCCGCTCCTCATCCGGACCGACACCCTGCGGCGGCTTCGGGCCCACGAGGTCTTTCCGGGCTATCGAGGCGGTCTCGACCCGAAGGGTCCGAGTTTCCAGGTCCAGGACCTGAAGCCCGACCAGTACGAGAAGATCGGCGATTTCGTCGTCTTCGACGAGAAGTCCCAGAGTCTGAAGCCCCTCACGCGGGACGACGTCGGCGGGCGCCTGACGGCCAAGGGGATCGACCCGGCCCTGAGCTGGCGGGGGAAGGTCCGGCTCGTGGACGGTACGGAAGTCGAGTGTATGACCCTGTGGGAGGCCTACAAGATTCATCTGCAGGACTACGACCTCGACACGGTCTGTGAGATCACGCACGCCCCGAAGGAACTCGTCCTGCGCCTGGCCCGGGACATCTGGGAGACGACCCAGGAGGTCCGTCGGCAGAACCCCGACATGGGGGCCGTCGCCATCCACATCGGTGAGGGCCTCAACCACTGGTTCCATGCCACGGAGATGAACCGGGCCGTCTACCTGCCCCTGATCCTGACGGGCAACATCGGGAAGCCCGGGGCCGGCTGTCATACCTGGGCGGGCAACTACAAGGCGGCCCTCTTTCAGGGCTCGCCCTGGACGGGACCCGGCTTCCTCGGCTGGATCGCCGAGGACCCCTTCCATCCGCTCCTGGACCCGAAGGCCGACGGGACCCAGGTCAAGGTCAAAAAGTACACCCACGACGAGGAGCCGGCCTACTGGAACTACGACGACCGGCCCCTCATCGTGAACACGCCCAAGTACGGCCGGAAGTGCTTTACCGGGAAGACCCACATGCCGACGCCGACGAAACTCATGTGGTTCACGAACGTGAACCTCCTGAACAACGCCAAGTGGGTCTACGAGATGATCAAGAACGTGAACCCCAAGGTCGAGCTGATCATCGCCCAGGACATCGAGATGACGTCTTCTTGCGAGTATGCCGACGTCATCCTGCCGGCCAACTCCTGGATGGAGATGGAGACCTACGAGATCACGGCTTCCTGTTCCAATCCGTTCCTGCAGATCTGGAAGGGCGGCATCCGGCCCATCTTCGACACGAAGGACGACGTCCTCATCATGGCCGAGCTGGCGAAGAAGCTGGGCGAAATCCTGAAGGACCGACGGTTCGCCGACTACTGGAAGTTTGCCCTTGAGCGTAAGACGGAGGTCTACATCCAGCGGCTCTTAGACACCTGTACGACGACCAAGGGCTATCGGGTCGAAGACATCCTGGCCGGCAAGTACGGCGAGCCGGGGGCGGCCCTCATGCTGTTCCGGACCTACCCGCGGGTCCCCTTCTGGGAGCAGGTCCATGACGACCTGCCCTTCTTTACGCCGACGGGCCGGCTCCAGGCTTACAACGACGAGCCCGAGGTCATCGAGTACGGCGAGAACTTCATCGTCCACCGGGAGGGTCCCGAGGCGACGCCTTACCTGCCGAACGTCATCGTCAGCTCGAATCCCCTGATTCGGCCCGAGGACTACGGGATTCCCCTGGACCACATGGGTCGGGACGAACGGCAGGTCCGCAACGTCAAGCTCCCGTGGTCGGAGGTCAAGAAGACGAAGAACCCTCTGTGGGAGAAGGGCTATCGGTTCTACTGCCTGACGCCCAAGACGCGCCATGCGACCCACTCGTCCTGGCAGGTCACCGACTGGCATCTCCTCTACAACAACGACTTTGGGGACCCCTACCGGCTCGACAAGCGGTCGCCCGGCGTCGGCGAGGCCCAGCTCCACATGAACCCCCAGGCGGCCAAGGACCTGGGGATCAACAACGGCGACTACGTGTACGTCGATGCGAATCCGGCCGACCGGCCCTACGTCGGCTGGAAGCCCGGCGACCCCTTCTACCGGGTCGCCCGGCTCATGCTCCGGGTCAAGTACAACCCGGCCTATCCGTATCACGTCGTCATGATGAAGCACGCCGCCTGGATCGCCACCGAAAAGAGCGTCCGGGCCCACGAGACGCGACCCGACGGCCGGGCCCTCTCGGAGGACACGGGCTACCAGGCGAGTTTCCGATACGGCTCCCAGCAGTCCGTCACCGTCGGGTGGCTCATGCCCATGCATCAGCTCGACAGCCTGTTCCACAAGGCGAAGGCCAAGGTGGGGTTCATCTTCGGCGGCGAGGCCGACAACCACGCCGTCAACACGACGCCCAAGGAGACGCTCGTGAAGGTCACGAAGGCCGAGGACGGCGGTCTCGGCGGCAAGGGCGTCTGGGAGCCGGCCCGGACGGGCTACACGGCCGGCGACGAGGACGACTTCATGAAGCGGTACCTGAATGGGGAGCTGGTCGAGATTGTGGGGGAATAA
- the clrB gene encoding Chlorate reductase subunit beta gives MPKVYNWQIGREMEYPYEGRYPRWQFAAVFNINRCIGCQTCTMACKSTWTFSKGQEYMFWNNVETKPYGGYPQHWDVKLLRLLDEVHQKEGLTMSWDVSQKDGPRRPYGVYEGLTIFEAAGKRYTPEGHQRVLGYLPTDAEWRFPNIGEDVATPYEGGPLGLSKEGARLPEHKTWFFYLQRICNHCTYPACLAACPRQAIYKRDEDGVVLIDQQRCRGYRKCVEACPYKKAMFRSTTRISEKCVACYPRLEGRDPAITPDGVPIETRCMAACVGKIRLQGLVRIGEDGEWVEDRYNPIYFLVKVERVALPLYPQFGTQPNVYYIPPRWVPRPYLRQMFGPGVDEAIARYTAPSRELLAVLQLFRTTQKVIFRYEIIEGEKVFETTINGKPWAMYNDTVVGYDKNGREVVRVSVQEPFYVRPPRHLNSI, from the coding sequence ATGCCGAAGGTCTACAACTGGCAGATCGGTCGGGAGATGGAGTACCCCTATGAGGGACGCTACCCCCGCTGGCAGTTCGCCGCCGTCTTCAACATCAACCGGTGCATCGGCTGTCAGACGTGCACGATGGCCTGCAAGAGCACCTGGACGTTTTCCAAGGGCCAGGAGTACATGTTCTGGAACAACGTCGAGACGAAGCCCTACGGCGGCTACCCCCAGCACTGGGACGTCAAGCTCCTGCGGCTCCTCGACGAGGTCCACCAGAAAGAAGGCCTGACGATGAGCTGGGACGTCTCTCAGAAGGACGGCCCCCGCCGACCCTACGGGGTTTACGAGGGCCTGACGATCTTCGAGGCGGCCGGCAAGCGGTATACCCCCGAGGGCCATCAGCGGGTCCTGGGATACCTGCCGACGGACGCCGAGTGGCGTTTCCCCAACATCGGCGAGGACGTCGCCACGCCTTACGAAGGCGGCCCCCTCGGCTTGAGCAAGGAAGGCGCTCGGCTCCCGGAGCACAAGACGTGGTTTTTCTACCTCCAGCGCATCTGCAACCACTGCACGTACCCCGCCTGCCTGGCCGCCTGTCCCCGGCAGGCCATCTACAAGCGGGACGAGGACGGCGTCGTCCTCATCGACCAGCAACGATGCCGGGGGTATCGGAAGTGCGTCGAGGCCTGCCCTTACAAGAAGGCCATGTTCCGATCGACGACCCGGATCTCCGAAAAGTGCGTCGCCTGCTATCCCCGCCTGGAGGGCCGGGACCCGGCCATCACGCCCGACGGCGTCCCCATCGAGACCCGTTGCATGGCCGCCTGCGTCGGCAAGATCCGCCTCCAGGGCCTCGTCCGCATCGGCGAGGACGGCGAGTGGGTCGAGGACCGGTACAACCCGATATACTTCCTCGTGAAGGTCGAGCGGGTCGCCCTGCCTTTGTATCCCCAGTTCGGGACCCAGCCGAACGTCTACTACATCCCGCCCCGATGGGTTCCCCGGCCGTACCTCCGCCAGATGTTCGGCCCCGGCGTCGACGAGGCCATCGCGCGCTACACGGCGCCCTCTCGGGAGCTCCTGGCCGTCCTTCAGCTCTTCCGGACGACTCAAAAGGTCATCTTCCGGTATGAAATCATCGAGGGCGAGAAGGTCTTCGAGACGACGATCAACGGGAAGCCCTGGGCAATGTACAACGACACGGTCGTCGGCTACGACAAGAACGGTCGGGAAGTCGTCCGGGTCTCCGTTCAGGAGCCCTTCTACGTGCGGCCGCCCCGGCATTTGAACTCTATATGA
- the serD gene encoding Selenate reductase assembly chaperone protein, translated as MHPTPRDANVARSGFYRLLSAAFLYPNAELWDFLRTGVPAARELLADLPAENRADLEFLLQAWDRSLRALTLDDLEAEYIRTFTHVTPVEYPPYETQYGHTQVFYQSQQLADIAGFYRAFGLDVSTGAKERLDHISVELEFMAFLAYKEAYARAHDGDAAGEICRRAQQSFMTHHLGRFGPLFARRLRQKAGDGYYGAPAELLERFLEAEFAYLGVRPLVFEASDIVTPDWLPEGAGFTGLEAE; from the coding sequence ATGCATCCGACGCCGCGCGATGCGAACGTGGCCCGGAGCGGATTCTACCGGCTCCTGTCGGCGGCCTTCCTGTATCCGAACGCCGAGCTATGGGACTTCTTGCGGACCGGCGTGCCGGCCGCCCGGGAACTGCTGGCCGACCTGCCGGCCGAGAATCGAGCCGACCTCGAATTCCTTCTTCAGGCATGGGATCGGTCTTTGCGGGCCCTGACCCTGGACGACCTGGAGGCCGAATACATCCGGACCTTTACCCACGTGACGCCTGTCGAATATCCGCCGTACGAGACGCAATACGGCCACACGCAGGTCTTCTACCAGTCCCAACAGCTCGCCGACATCGCCGGTTTCTACCGGGCCTTTGGCCTGGACGTCTCGACCGGGGCGAAAGAACGACTGGACCACATTTCCGTCGAGCTCGAGTTCATGGCCTTCCTGGCTTACAAGGAGGCCTACGCCCGGGCCCACGACGGCGACGCCGCCGGCGAGATATGCCGCCGGGCCCAGCAGAGTTTCATGACCCACCACCTGGGTCGCTTCGGACCCCTGTTCGCCCGGCGCCTCCGTCAAAAGGCCGGGGACGGCTACTACGGGGCCCCGGCGGAGCTCCTGGAGCGATTTCTGGAGGCCGAGTTTGCTTACCTGGGGGTCCGACCCCTGGTATTCGAGGCTTCGGACATCGTGACGCCCGACTGGCTCCCGGAGGGCGCCGGCTTCACGGGCCTGGAAGCAGAATAA